Proteins from a single region of Coregonus clupeaformis isolate EN_2021a chromosome 19, ASM2061545v1, whole genome shotgun sequence:
- the LOC121531242 gene encoding protein FAM180A, giving the protein MQSELYSHKREMVAKPQLRVLIWVTVATLRFQDLLDVSGAIHGGLPSQGLGKSISDANLMFEFLLGGVEIDKDNNIVLLDLEMASMRQGRAFLAHINDNIPKTLSSVEQMVKDLEDQRGPLPLSQPRFESLILGMVYSAHQAKLQEREEDQEKWGEVLIRLVNVTVNELRRPEPITTLT; this is encoded by the exons ATGCAATCAGAGTTGTACAGTCATAAAAGAGAGATGGTGGCAAAACCTCAACTAAGAGTTCTCATATGGGTCACTGTTGCGACTTTGCGGTTTCAAGATCTTTTAG atgtgTCTGGTGCCATTCATGGCGGTCTTCCTTCCCAGGGCTTGGGCAAATCCATCAGCGATGCAAACTTGATGTTTGAG TTCTTGTTGGGTGGAGTGGAGATTGACAAAGACAACAACATCGTcctgctggacctggagatggcATCTATGAGGCAGGGACGGGCTTTCCTGGCTCACATCAACGACAACATCCCCAAGACGCTCTCTTCCGTGGAGCAGATGGTGAAGGACCTGGAGGACCAGAGagggcctctccctctctcccaacccCGCTTTGAGAGCCTCATCCTGGGCATGGTCTACTCTGCTCACCAGGCTAAGctccaggagagagaggaggaccaggAGAAATGGGGAGAGGTGCTGATACGTCTGGTTAATGTTACAGTCAACGAGCTACGTAGACCAGAGCCCATCACAACACTCACTTAG
- the kbtbd4 gene encoding kelch repeat and BTB domain-containing protein 4: protein MESSEAGDRARSGGQSLGAGSLVAEENYFLGYTFTDRSHSSRVVQSIMDLCLQDGLFADVTVMVEGRDFNLHRLVLSAQSSFFRSMFTSNLREAHTRSIQLKDVSASVFQLLVDYIYHGTVKLTVEELQDTYEMADMYQLTALFEECSRFLSRTVDVKNCLQVMWLADRHSDQELYTAAKHCAKIHLVQIHQTDEFLNLPLCLLMDIIKDGVPTSQNPTVAIESWINHNKVEREEFSTVLQENLKEIGEKVHIYLIGKEETRTHSLAVSLHCDEDDTISVSGQNSLCHQITAACKHGPDLYVVGGSIPRRMWKCNMQTMDWERCAPLPRDRLSHTMVSVSLQDAVYSLGGKTLQDTLSNAVIYYTVKDNVWTETSPLDTAVSGAAGVNLGGTIYVLGGEENDMDFFTKPSRLIQCFDTQTQKCQLKHYVLPFAGVMHAAAHMDLLFIVAEGDSLICYNPLLESFTRLRFPEVWSCVPSFWKVASCNGSIYVFRERCTKGDAHTLKFNPATSVVTVIKGIKILLTNWQFVLA from the exons ATGGAGTCCAGTGAGGCCGGGGACAGGGCCAGGTCCGGGGGACAGAGTTTAGGAGCAGGCTCCTTGGTGGCAGAGGAGAACTACTTCCTAGGTTACACATTTACAGACCGCTCCCACTCCAGCCGCGTGGTGCAGAGCATCATGGACCTGTGTCTGCAG GATGGGCTGTTTGCTGACGTGACGGTGATGGTGGAGGGGAGGGATTTTAACCTGCACCGCCTGGTACTGTCAGCCCAGAGCAGCTTCTTTAGATCCATGTTCACATCCAACCTGAGAGAGGCTCACACACGCAGCATCCAACTGAAGGACGTCAG CGCGTCAGTCTTCCAGCTGCTAGTAGACTACATCTACCACGGGACAGTGAAGCTGACCGTGGAGGAACTGCAGGACACCTATGAGATGGCTGACATGTACCAGCTGACTGCTCTGTTTGAAGAATGCTCCCGCTTCCTGTCACGCACTGTAGATGTCAAGAACTGCCTACAG GTGATGTGGCTAGCAGACCGACACAGTGACCAGGAACTATATACTGCAGCCAAACACTGTGCTAAGATCCACCTGGTCCAAATCCACCAGACGGATGAGTTCCTCAACCTGCCACTCTGTCTCCTCATGGACATTATCAAAG ACGGTGTTCCGACGTCTCAGAACCCCACGGTAGCCATCGAATCCTGGATCAACCACAACaaggtggagagagaagagttCTCCACTGTTCTCCAGGAGAACCTCAAG gagattggggagaaGGTGCATATCTACCTTATAGGTAAAGAGGAGACGAGGACCCACTCCCTGGCCGTTTCCCTGCACTGTGACGAGGACGACACCATCAGCGTCAGCGGCCAGAACAGCCTGTGTCACCAGATCACTGCAGCCTGTAAACACGGGCCGGACCTCTACGTGGTGGGGGGGTCCATCCCTCGCCGCATGTGGAAGTGTAACATGCAGACTATGGACTGGGAGCGCTGTGCCCCCCTGCCCCGAGACCGCCTCAGCCACACCATGGTCTCCGTCTCGCTCCAGGACGCCGTCTATAGTCTGGGAGGTAAGACGCTCCAGGACACGCTCTCCAACGCTGTCATTTACTACACGGTGAAGGACAACGTGTGGACGGAGACTAGCCCGCTGGATACGGCGGTGTCTGGGGCGGCGGGGGTTAACCTGGGAGGAACCATCTACGTACTGGGTGGGGAGGAGAACGACATGGACTTCTTCACCAAGCCGTCACGACTCATCCAGTGCTTCGACACGCAGACGCAGAAGTGCCAACTGAAGCATTACGTGCTGCCGTTCGCGGGAGTGATGCACGCCGCCGCCCACATGGACCTGCTCTTCATCGTTGCGGAGGGGGACTCCCTGATCTGTTATAACCCCCTGCTGGAGAGCTTCACCAGGCTGCGCTTCCCCGAGGTGTGGAGCTGTGTGCCGTCCTTCTGGAAGGTGGCCAGCTGTAACGGCTCCATCTACGTGTTCAGAGAGAGGTGTACAAAAGGAGACGCTCACACGTTGAAGTTTAACCCCGCTACGTCAGTGGTGACTGTTATCAAGGGGATTAAGATACTACTGACCAACTGGCAGTTTGTACTGGCCTGA